The DNA segment AAAATCTGGTCAAGCGAAGCTGGTGGTTATCAGTTTTTCATTGTGGCTGGGAAAGTCCGCTTGCGGGAGGAAGGAAGCGGTCAATCCTTAGCTGCTATACAAATGGGAGATTGGTTTGGTGACTTACAAAAGCTACCGGGAGAATACAAAGCCGTAGCTGCTAGTAAGGAAGTGATAGTGGCTTGTTGGGATACACATCTGTGGGCGGAAATATCTACTCCCGCGATGGAAGATTTTTGGCTGGGATTGTCGAAACAAGAGCATACTGAGATGGAGAATGAGGTCACATCCGTCCAGTCTCCTGCTTTGCAACAACCGCTTACGCCTCCAGAACAAACTCCCCAAAGTCCTACACCTGTAACCCTGAGTTATCCTTTTGTTAGCAGTTGGAATACGGGTGCGGCTTGTTTAACAATGGCAGCCCAACACCTGGAAAATGCGGTGAATTTGGAATGGGTACAACGCCAACTGCGGGGGCAAAGTCCTAAACAAGTGGTAGAAGCCGGAGAAAAACTAGGCTTCGTACTGCGAAGATTGCAGATGACTTGGGCTGAGTTGCGTCAGCTGACTTTCCCAGCTTTGTTGCTGTTACAAGCCGAGTCCACGCCTGATCCTTCTTGGGTGATAGCTTATGGAGTCAAAGGCGATCGCTTAATTATTGCTAATCCCTTAAATCCTGATAATCTTTGTGAGAGTCTACCACAATCAGTGGTGGAACAATGCTGGGATGGTCAGTTGTGGCAAGTAGAACTGATATCCAAACAAGAAAAATTTAACCTGAGTTGGTTCACCCCAGCCGTTTGGAAATATCGCAAACTCTTAGCAGAAGTATTATTAGCGTCTTTTACCTTGCAACTATTGGGTTTAGGTACACCACTAATTACCCAAGTTGTGATTGATAAGGTCATGGTACAGGAGAGTTTACCAACTCTCGATGTCATGGCGATCGCACTTTTGTTAATCGCTGTGTTTGAATCGATATTGGGTATTCTGCGGTTATTTATCTTTACTCATACAGCCAGACGTTTAGATTTAAGCTTATCAGCACAATTATTTCGTCATTTGATGCGCCTACCCTTGGCTTATTTTGAGTCCAGGCGTGTAGGCGACACCGTAGCCAGGGTTCAGGAACTAGAACAAATTCGTCAGTTTCTCACAGGCACAGCACTAACGGTAATTTTAGATAGCATCTTTGCCGTCGTGTATTTGGCATTGATGTTTTATTACAATATTCCTCTCACTTTTGTGGCGTTAGCGGTGCTGCCCTTATTTGCCACACTGACTATAGTTGCTACACCAATTTTACGTAACTGGCTAAACGAAACCTTTAACCGCAGTGCCGACAGCCAATCATTTTTAGTAGAAACAGTTACAGGTATTCATTCTGTCAAAGCTCATGCAGCTGAATCAGTAGCACGCGATCGCTGGGAAGGATTATTTGCTCGTTTCGTGCGTACTGGTTTCAAAGCCTCTACCACATCCAACATTAGCAGTAATATTGGCGACTTTCTCACAAACTTTTCCTCTTTACTAATTCTGTGGTTTGGGGCAAAATTAGTCATTGACCAAAAACTAACAATTGGTCAATTGGTCGCCTTTCAAATGCTTTCTGGTAGGGTGACAGGGCCACTTTTACGCCTAGTACAGTTGTGGCAAAATCTGCAACAAGTCCTACTTTCCGTAGACCGGATTGGGGATATTCTCAACGTCGCCCCAGAAGCAGAGATGGGAACTGGTTTAGTTTTACCACCCCTGAAAGGTCAAGTTAGTTTTGAGCAAATATTTTTCCGCTACAAAACCAATACAGAACCCGTACTGCGTGGGATTTCCTTTAATGTAGAACCAGGACAGTTTGTGGGAATTGTTGGGCGTAGTGGTTCTGGGAAAAGTACCCTGTCTAAGTTGCTACAAAGGCTTTATCAAATTGAATCAGGACGGATTCTGATTGATGGTTTTGATATCAAAAGTGCAGATTTGTCCTCCCTGAGACAACAAATTGGCGTAGTTCTTCAAGAAGACTTCTTATTTAACGGTTCCATCTTGGAAAATATCACATTGGGGAATCCTGATATTACCGCCGAGCAGGTAGTGGAAGCTGCTAGATTAGCTGTAGCCCATGATTTTATCAGTCAATTGCCCTACGGTTACGAAACGAACGTAGGAGAGAGGGGTACAGCTTTATCGGGTGGACAAAGACAACGCATTGCTTTAGCCAGGTTGTTTCTCTCCGACTCGCCGATTCTCGTGTTGGATGAAGCCACCAGCGCTTTAGACAGTGAAACCGAACAGCAAGTGTTACAAAATCTGCAAAAGATTTCTGCTAACCGCACTGTGTTTCTGATTGCTCACCGCTTTGCACCCCTAAAACGAGCAGATTTGATTCTCGTGTTAGAAAAAGGCGTGATTGCAGAACGGGGAACCCATCCAGAGCTTTTACAACAAAAAGGCTTGTATTGGTCACTGTACCAACGTCAACAAGCAAATGTGTAAGCAGTCGTAGTTTTTTAGTTGTTACCTATTACTCACAATCATACTTTTGGACGAATAGAGCAACACTCTATTCGTTTTTTTTGCTCAAAAAGCAAATGAGCTTTTTGATAATTTAGCAAATTTTTACACTACGGTCATTTTTAGTTTTCTACTTAAAAATAAAAATAATATTCTTTCATTGGATAATTTCACGGCTAAATTGTGCATCTTTCTGCATATTTATATTTTGGAAAAATAATTATAATTTTTGCTGCATCTAGTCTTTAGCTAGATGAATAGATAGTTTTAGCATTTATGTCTGTATAAATTTTTTTACTCTTTGAGGTTAAATAGTTCATGAGTGTTACCCGTGAATATAGCAACTTAAGCGATACATTATCATCTGCTAGGAACTCTAGGATTTTTAATAGTAATAAAGATTACTTTCCCCTCGATGCTGCCATAAACTCAATCATCGGTAGTAGTTACACAGGTGAAGCGACAGAAGTTTTAGCATCTAATAGCTACCTAAGTAATGATTTAAGAAGAAATAATATAAGTGACGCTAATTTTACACAAGCATCACTCCTACCAGACCTAACAGCACCAATCAGCTCAATTCCCATTTCTGCTAATGTCGGGAGCAGTATTCAAATCAACTATCAAGTCAGAAACCAAGGTAGTGCAAGTGCTGGAGCCAGCTTCACCTACTTCTACTTATCTCCCGATTTTAATCTCGATAGTAGTGATAGATATCTAGGCTTTGACTCTGTGAGTGGTCTGGCGGCTGGTGCTTCTAGCCAAGAGTCAGCCACACTCAGCATTGGTAGTAATATCACCCCTGGTAACTACTATTTGATTTACTATGTGGATGGTAATGGCTATGTGATTGAAAGTAATGAAAATAACAATGCCTTCGGCGCGGCAATCTCAATTACCCAGCCAGACTTAACTGTATTAAACGCCTCAATTCCCACCTCAGCAAGGGTTGGGAGCAGTATTCAAATTAACTATCAAGTCAGGAATCAAGGTAATGGAAGTGCTGGTGATAGCAATACCAAATTCTACTTATCTCCAGATTTGAATATTGATAGTAGTGATTTATATCTAGGTTTGGACTATGTGAGTGGTCTGGCGGCTGGTGCTTCTAGACAAGAGTCAGCCACATTCACCATTGGTAGTAACATCAACCCTGGTAACTACTATTTGATTTACTATGCTGATGCTGATGGCTATGTGAGTGAAAGCAATGAAAATAATAATGCCTTTGGCAATCTAATTAATATTACTTCGGCAGGGAATCCAGACCTGATTATTCAAAACAACCCCACAGCACCAACGACAGCATCAGTAGGTAGTACTATCCAACTGAGTTATCAGGTAAGAAACCAAGGTGCTGGAAATGCCGTTGCGAGTACCACCAGATTCTACCTTTCTAGAGACACAACATTCAGCACAGATGATGTGTTGTTGGGTTCAGATGCAGTGAATAGCATCGCCGCAGGTGGTGTAAGCGCCGAAACAGCCTCGATTGTCATAGCCAATAGCATTGCGGCTGGTAACTATCATTTGTTGTTCAGAACTGATGCTGATAGCAAAGTGGCAGAGAGTAATGAAAATAATAATGTGGTTTCTAGAGCCATCACAATTAACACAGCTGATTTAATTATTCAAAACGCCACAGCAGCAACGACAGCATCAGTAGGTAGTGCGATCGCATTGAGTTATCAGGTAAGAAACCAAGGTGCTGGAAATGCCGTTGCGAGTACCACCAGATTCTACCTTTCTAGAGACACAACATTCAGTACAGATGATGTGTTGTTAGGTTCAGATGCAGTTAATAGCATTGCCGCAGGTGGTGTAAGCGCCGAAACAGCCTCGATTGTCATAGCCAATAGCATTGCGGCTGGTAACTATCATTTGTTGTTCAGAACTGATGCTGATAGCAAAGTGGCAGAAAGTAATGAAAATAATAATGTGGTTTCTAGAGCCATCACAATTAACACAGCTGATTTAATTATTCAAAACGCCACAGCAGCAACGACAGCATCAGTAGGTAGTGCGATCGCATTGAGTTATCAGGTAAGAAACCAAGGTGCTGGAAATGCCGTTGCGAGTACCACCAGATTCTACCTTTCTAGAGACACAACATTCAGTACAGATGATGTGTTGTTAGGTTCAGATGCAGTCAATAGCATTGCCGCAGGTGCTGTCAGTTCCGAAACAGCCTCGATTGTTATAGCTAATAGTATCGCCGGAGGTAACTATCATTTGCTGTTCAGAACTGATGCTGATAGCACAGTGGCAGAAAGTAATGAAAATAATAATGTGGTTTCTAGAGCTATTACGATTAATGGCCCAAGACCCGACCTGATCATCCAAAATATTTCCGCTCCTAGTATTGTTGACCCTGGTAACATATTTACACTCAACTACCAAGTAGCGAATTTAGGTAATGCTAGTGCTGGTAATCATAGAACTAAGATTTATTTGTCTAGGGACACAACTCTTAGTAACGATGATATATTGCTAGCCTCTGACCCGAACTACTTTTATCCTGTACTAAATGCTGGCACTTATAGTTCGGAATCTTACCTTTGGTCTATAAGTAGGGATATCAATTTTGGTAACTACCATCTGCTATTGCAAGCTGATGGCAATAGTGAAATCAGTGAAAGCAACGAAACCAACAATGTCACCGCCAAAGCGATTACAATTGCGGCACCAGATTTAATTGTCCAGAATCCTTCGGCTCCTACCAGCGCAAACATTGGGACAACAATTTCACTTAGCTATCAATTAAGAAACCAAGGTAATGGCAATGCTGGTTTTCATTTCACTAATTTTTATCTTTCCCAAGACCAAACTCTCAGTAATGATGATGTCTACTTAGGCTTTGATTCCATCTCTAGTCTTGCACCCTCTGCCGTAGCTTCACGCTCTACATCTTTAACAATTAGAAGCAACACTGTTCCTGGTAATTATTATCTGCTGTATAGAGCTGATGGTGATGGAACAATAAGAGAAAGCAATGAAAATAATAACGTCGCTGCGAGAGCGATCACGATTACTGCACCAGATTTAGTGATCCAAAATGCTACATCTGCTAGTAGTGCTGCCATCGGGACTACACTGCAAGTTAACTATCAACTGAAAAACCAAGGTAATGGAACTGCTGGAGGCAGTAAGACAAGTTTTTATCTTTCACGAGATACGGCATTCGGTGATGATGATATCTACTTAGGTATTGAAACTGAGGCTAATGCTAGTCTGACACCTGGTAGCGTTATTTCTCGCTCCACGTCTATTACGTTTAATTCAACTCTGAATCCTGGCAAATACTACGTCATATTGAAAGCCGATGGAGCAGGATCTGTTGCTGAGAGCAATGAAAGTAACAATGGTTTTTACGTAGACACACCCATTACTTTAAACCCTGCTAATGGTGGTGGATTTAACTCCACTACAGGTTATGGCTTAGTCAACGCCGCCGCCGCCGTAGCCAAAGCCCTTAATCAAAGCACCTTTGCTGATGTCCCTGACTTGGGTGGTAATGATTGGGGAGCGGATGCGATTAAAGCACCTGAAGTCTGGGCGAAGGGATACACTGGTCAAGGTGTTATCGTTGCGGTTGTGGATAGTGGAGTTGACTATACACACCCAGACTTGAGTGCCAATATGTGGAGGAATAGCAGAGAAATTGCGGGTAATGGCATAGATGATGATGGCAATGGTTTCATCGATGATATCTATGGTTGGAACTTTTTCGACAACAACAATACTCCACTAGATGAAGGCGGTCATGGTACTCATGTCGCTGGTACTATTGCTGCTGTGAGAAATACCTTTGGAGTGACTGGTATTGCTTATAATGCCAAAATTATGGCATTGAAAGCGTTGGGTGGTTCTCAAGGAGCAAATTCAGGTAATTCCGTAGGCAATAGTATTCGTTATGCCGCAGATAATGGGGCGCGTGTGATTAATCTCAGCTTAGGAGGATCTAATCCTTCACCTGATACTCTCTCAGCTATTCAATATGCCATCAGTAAAGGAGCAATTGTTGTCTCCGCATCTGGGAATGAAAGTGAGTCAGCACCTGGCTACCCAGCTCGCTATGCAGACCAGTTTGGAATTGCTGTGGGAGCAGTTAATTATAATAGAACCCTAACTAATTTTTCCAATCGTGCTGGAACAACTCCAATGGCATACGTCACCGCCCCTGGTGCATACAGCAACTTAGACATAGGTATATATTCGACGCTTCCAGGTGCTAAATATGGTCTTATGCCAGGAACATCAATGGCAGCTCCTCACGTTGCGGGTGTGGTGGCGCTGATGCTGAGTGCGAGGAATAATCTCACGGATGCTCAAGCGCGTCAGATTCTCACTTCTACAGCAGCGAATGGTGGTACACTCCCCAGTGCTAATTTGAGTACTTTGTCAAACACAGGTAGTAGTAATACGACGCTTTCTGGATTAACTTCTAGCTATACAAGGGCTAGTCTAGTTGAAATTTCTAATTGGACTACAATTCCTCGTGAACAAAGCAATACTAGAGATTTGGCAAATTTAAGCAGAACATTCGCCTACTATCAAGACAGTCGTGATTATCAAAGTGTTCTCTCTTCTCAAGAAGTAGATATTGATGAGGAAAGTATCAACAAGAGACGCAGAAATACACCTAAGACTGTCAGAATTAGTTAATGGATTACGGGGAGTTTGACGGAACTTAACCCTAGCACCTTCCCTACCAGGGAAGGCTGCTCAAAGTATTGAAGTTATGTTTTTAACGCAGAGGGGCGCGGAGATTGACTAACTTTATTAGTGGTTGTACTAATATCAATTCAAAATTAAGAATCAAGACAGGACAAGTATTTGGGGCTGTAATATCTGTCACATTCTTTTTTAAGATTGGTATTAAATATAAGAAGTGGATATAGAAACAATTACTAAGGTTATGGCTTCAAAATAAGAGTATTTTTCATGGAAATGCCCGCAGACTAACAGAGATGATTAAGTCTTCTGTTGTTCATCATTAGGAATTTTCGTTAGATATTGCTTTGAGTTTTGAGGTGAAGGACTCGGAGCGATCGCTTGTTTGTGGGGTAAACTGCCCAATAGGTGGATGAGTGACTGATATTGGCAGCAGTTTTGTGGATATATCAGGGTTGAGGGAGAAAGGCTGACCCAGATAATCTTCTTGTTGGCTTACACTTACCTCAATACTAGCTGTCACACTCGTGCTAGAAAGTGCCAACATCTTTTCGGTTGGGGGTTCCTCTTCTTCTTTGACTTGTTCCTGTTGTTTGAAACTCATCAATTGTAGGGTCTGATTTTGGTTTTTTCCTTGTCTGCTATATTGTTCGGATGCAGCCATTGGAGTTAAGCTTTCAGGAAATTTGCTGCAAATCAGGCGTTCAAATTCCATGTTGAAATGATATATTTCCTGACCCCGCCTTTGCCAAAATGCCAAGAGTTGCTGTACTGAGATAGCTTTATAGCGACCTTGATATAGTGCCTCAATTACTGCTAGATGCAGCCAGTCGGCGGGATATTGTTTTTGCCAACGGTTAACTAACTCATCAACGTGATAACCACTGAGGTCAAAACTATAGTTAATGAGTAGGGCTTTTGCCAATTTGGCATAGGTGTTTGGTACTGATGTTGACATAAGACCTTTAGCTGCTGGCAATAGGTATGAATCATCGACCCATCGCATATAGCCTAGCGTGTTTAGCGTGTTTTTGGCTGTAGGATTTATTACCAAGAGTTTTCCGACAAAAAAGCAGTGTTTTTTATTTTACTTGTTCAACTGCCAACTGTCGAAATAATATAGGGTGAATTAATACTTGGCGCTCTCTGTATGGCGACTAAGGCTTGATAGACCATTGCGGCTACTTCTGCCCTGGTGGCTTCTCTGGTTGGTGCTAGCTGTTTCGGGTCTGGATAATTGACAGTAATTTTTTGTTGCGTTGCTGTAACCACGGCTTTGCGAGCATATTCAGGAATATTATTATTGTCAGTGTAGATGAGTAAGTTATTGCCATCAACTGTCGATAGGGCTAATCCGTTGACTAGAGACACGATGACCTGTAGCCTCTGGACGTTTTGGTCGGGGCGGAAGGTGCGATCGCTAAAACCACTGACGAAGCCGCCACTAGCGGCGATTTGTAAGGCTTTGTATGCCCAAAAATTCTTGGGTACGTCAGCAAAATCTGTAGCTGGTCTTCTAGCTGGTGGGTTAAAGGCTACTGCTACCATCGCCGCATATTGGGCGCGGGTCATGGGTTTGTTGGGTTGATAGCTACCATCAGCAAAACCACTGGTGATCCCCATGCTGGCTAAACCGCGAATGAATGGTTCAGCCCAGTGTCCTGTCAGGTCGGTGAAGGAGGGAGTATCAACTTCAGGGCTGACTATATATGGTGAAGCGATCGCTTTTTCTTGCCCATTAGCTACTAATGCCTGATAAATTAAAGCCCCTATCTCGGCGCGGGTAATATCTCGCAATGGTTCTAGTCTATCGGTTTGGGGATAGTTGACAACCAAGCTGTTTTGGGTGGCGACGGCGAGGGGATTTGTGGCGTAACTGGGAATTTGGGCGCGATCGCGGTATACAGTTAACACATTGGGGCTACCTCCAGTTAATTTCAGACCATTAACAATGGAAACGATTGCCTGCACTTTGCTTAAGTTCTGCATGGGGCGGAAGGTTCCATCAGGAAAACCGCTAATAAATCCCATCTGGGCGGCTTTGGTGATGGCTGATGCTGCCCAGAAATCTGATTTGATATCGGTAAATTTGGGCGGCTGATTGTTGGCGGGGAGTTGAAAGGTTTTGGCAATCACCGCCGCATACTGGGCGCGGGTGATTGGTGCATCGGGGGCAAATGTGCCATCGGGAAAGCCACTCATTAGTCCCTTGTTTACCAATGCTTCCACAAAAGCGGTTGCCCAATGTCCAGCTAGGTCAAGAAAACGAATGTTAGCCGACTGTATGGGAATATCGATGATGGCGGCGGGAAATTCCACCAATCCCTTGACTTGGGTGGGATTTAACTGATTGCCTACAGAAACTAATTTTTGGGTTGTAGTATTTTGTATATCAAATTCACCATTATTACTAAAAATATTGCCAGCCGTATCTTGGCTGCTACCCAAGTCAGGGAGGGCGTTTTCATTGATTAATAATCCGCCTTGGGTATTTTTGACGAGTAAATTATGACGTAGTACAGGACGGGCATTGCGAGAAAGAGCGATCGCTGTCCGATTTTCTGATAGTTTGTTATTAACGAGTAAAGGTGCAGCAAAGTCACTGATAGCGATACCTAAAG comes from the Nostoc sp. PCC 7120 = FACHB-418 genome and includes:
- a CDS encoding peptidase domain-containing ABC transporter; translated protein: MVSRENSKADGEITSELKLLDNESLKIKVLAAIPWNQPPLNWLTPEQRSLLEERLEIRRYRLGEKIWSSEAGGYQFFIVAGKVRLREEGSGQSLAAIQMGDWFGDLQKLPGEYKAVAASKEVIVACWDTHLWAEISTPAMEDFWLGLSKQEHTEMENEVTSVQSPALQQPLTPPEQTPQSPTPVTLSYPFVSSWNTGAACLTMAAQHLENAVNLEWVQRQLRGQSPKQVVEAGEKLGFVLRRLQMTWAELRQLTFPALLLLQAESTPDPSWVIAYGVKGDRLIIANPLNPDNLCESLPQSVVEQCWDGQLWQVELISKQEKFNLSWFTPAVWKYRKLLAEVLLASFTLQLLGLGTPLITQVVIDKVMVQESLPTLDVMAIALLLIAVFESILGILRLFIFTHTARRLDLSLSAQLFRHLMRLPLAYFESRRVGDTVARVQELEQIRQFLTGTALTVILDSIFAVVYLALMFYYNIPLTFVALAVLPLFATLTIVATPILRNWLNETFNRSADSQSFLVETVTGIHSVKAHAAESVARDRWEGLFARFVRTGFKASTTSNISSNIGDFLTNFSSLLILWFGAKLVIDQKLTIGQLVAFQMLSGRVTGPLLRLVQLWQNLQQVLLSVDRIGDILNVAPEAEMGTGLVLPPLKGQVSFEQIFFRYKTNTEPVLRGISFNVEPGQFVGIVGRSGSGKSTLSKLLQRLYQIESGRILIDGFDIKSADLSSLRQQIGVVLQEDFLFNGSILENITLGNPDITAEQVVEAARLAVAHDFISQLPYGYETNVGERGTALSGGQRQRIALARLFLSDSPILVLDEATSALDSETEQQVLQNLQKISANRTVFLIAHRFAPLKRADLILVLEKGVIAERGTHPELLQQKGLYWSLYQRQQANV
- a CDS encoding CARDB domain-containing protein, which translates into the protein MSVTREYSNLSDTLSSARNSRIFNSNKDYFPLDAAINSIIGSSYTGEATEVLASNSYLSNDLRRNNISDANFTQASLLPDLTAPISSIPISANVGSSIQINYQVRNQGSASAGASFTYFYLSPDFNLDSSDRYLGFDSVSGLAAGASSQESATLSIGSNITPGNYYLIYYVDGNGYVIESNENNNAFGAAISITQPDLTVLNASIPTSARVGSSIQINYQVRNQGNGSAGDSNTKFYLSPDLNIDSSDLYLGLDYVSGLAAGASRQESATFTIGSNINPGNYYLIYYADADGYVSESNENNNAFGNLINITSAGNPDLIIQNNPTAPTTASVGSTIQLSYQVRNQGAGNAVASTTRFYLSRDTTFSTDDVLLGSDAVNSIAAGGVSAETASIVIANSIAAGNYHLLFRTDADSKVAESNENNNVVSRAITINTADLIIQNATAATTASVGSAIALSYQVRNQGAGNAVASTTRFYLSRDTTFSTDDVLLGSDAVNSIAAGGVSAETASIVIANSIAAGNYHLLFRTDADSKVAESNENNNVVSRAITINTADLIIQNATAATTASVGSAIALSYQVRNQGAGNAVASTTRFYLSRDTTFSTDDVLLGSDAVNSIAAGAVSSETASIVIANSIAGGNYHLLFRTDADSTVAESNENNNVVSRAITINGPRPDLIIQNISAPSIVDPGNIFTLNYQVANLGNASAGNHRTKIYLSRDTTLSNDDILLASDPNYFYPVLNAGTYSSESYLWSISRDINFGNYHLLLQADGNSEISESNETNNVTAKAITIAAPDLIVQNPSAPTSANIGTTISLSYQLRNQGNGNAGFHFTNFYLSQDQTLSNDDVYLGFDSISSLAPSAVASRSTSLTIRSNTVPGNYYLLYRADGDGTIRESNENNNVAARAITITAPDLVIQNATSASSAAIGTTLQVNYQLKNQGNGTAGGSKTSFYLSRDTAFGDDDIYLGIETEANASLTPGSVISRSTSITFNSTLNPGKYYVILKADGAGSVAESNESNNGFYVDTPITLNPANGGGFNSTTGYGLVNAAAAVAKALNQSTFADVPDLGGNDWGADAIKAPEVWAKGYTGQGVIVAVVDSGVDYTHPDLSANMWRNSREIAGNGIDDDGNGFIDDIYGWNFFDNNNTPLDEGGHGTHVAGTIAAVRNTFGVTGIAYNAKIMALKALGGSQGANSGNSVGNSIRYAADNGARVINLSLGGSNPSPDTLSAIQYAISKGAIVVSASGNESESAPGYPARYADQFGIAVGAVNYNRTLTNFSNRAGTTPMAYVTAPGAYSNLDIGIYSTLPGAKYGLMPGTSMAAPHVAGVVALMLSARNNLTDAQARQILTSTAANGGTLPSANLSTLSNTGSSNTTLSGLTSSYTRASLVEISNWTTIPREQSNTRDLANLSRTFAYYQDSRDYQSVLSSQEVDIDEESINKRRRNTPKTVRIS
- a CDS encoding DUF1565 domain-containing protein; the encoded protein is MVNNTPITTVYVNPATGNDANTGSRQSPFKTLTRALKATPPKIVQLSAGTYNTANKEVFPLVIPEGVTVVGNEASKGAGILISGGGEYQSPSFSVQNVTLVLLNRASLRGVTVTNPIAKGTGVWIESTAPNIANNTFTNCGREGVFTSGTAKPAILDNVFLKNTASGLFMARNSKGEVLRNVFQKNPLGIAISDFAAPLLVNNKLSENRTAIALSRNARPVLRHNLLVKNTQGGLLINENALPDLGSSQDTAGNIFSNNGEFDIQNTTTQKLVSVGNQLNPTQVKGLVEFPAAIIDIPIQSANIRFLDLAGHWATAFVEALVNKGLMSGFPDGTFAPDAPITRAQYAAVIAKTFQLPANNQPPKFTDIKSDFWAASAITKAAQMGFISGFPDGTFRPMQNLSKVQAIVSIVNGLKLTGGSPNVLTVYRDRAQIPSYATNPLAVATQNSLVVNYPQTDRLEPLRDITRAEIGALIYQALVANGQEKAIASPYIVSPEVDTPSFTDLTGHWAEPFIRGLASMGITSGFADGSYQPNKPMTRAQYAAMVAVAFNPPARRPATDFADVPKNFWAYKALQIAASGGFVSGFSDRTFRPDQNVQRLQVIVSLVNGLALSTVDGNNLLIYTDNNNIPEYARKAVVTATQQKITVNYPDPKQLAPTREATRAEVAAMVYQALVAIQRAPSINSPYIISTVGS